The Actinosynnema mirum DSM 43827 genomic interval CAACGTCCAGGAGGGCCTCGGCGAGATCAAGGTGAAGCTCGACCGCTTCAACGAGATCGCCGAGAAGATGGCCGTCGACTACTCCGACGAGCTGATGGAGGAGATGGGGCAGCTCCAGGAGGAGCTGGACCACGCCAACGCGTGGGACCTCGACTCCCAGCTGGAGCAGGCGATGGACGCCCTGCGCTGCCCGCCGCCGGACGCCGACGTCACGCTGCTCTCCGGTGGTGAGCGCCGCCGCGTCGCGCTGTGCAAGCTCCTGCTGAGCAAGCCCGACCTGCTGCTGCTCGACGAGCCCACCAACCACCTGGACGCCGAGAGCGTGCTGTGGCTGGAGCAGCACCTCGCGCAGTACGCGGGCGCCGTCCTGGCGGTCACCCACGACCGGTACTTCCTGGACAACCTCTCGCAGTGGATCCTGGAGTTGGAGCGCGGCCGGGCCCACGTGTACGAGGGCAACTACTCCACGTACCTGGAGAAGAAGGCCGAGCGCCTGGCGGTCCAGGGCAAGAAGGACCAGAAGCTCCAGAAGCGCCTCAAGGACGAGCTGGACTGGGTGCGTTCCGGCGCGAAGGCCCGCCAGGCCAAGTCCAAGGCCCGACTGGACCGGTACGAGGAGATGGCGGTCGAGGCGGAGAAGACCCGCAAGCTCGACTTCGAGGAGATCCAGATCCCGCCGGGCCCGCGCCTGGGCAGCATCGTCGTCGAGACCGACAAGCTCAAGAAGGGCTTCGGCGAGCGGGTCCTGATCGACAACCTGTCGTTCACCCTGCCCCGCAACGGCATCGTCGGCGTCATCGGCCCGAACGGCGTCGGCAAGTCGACCCTGTTCAAGACCATCGTCGGCCTGGAGCAGCCCGACGCGGGCAAGGTCAAGGTCGGCGAGACGGTCAAGCTGTCCTACGTCGACCAGAACCGCTCGGGCCTCGACCCGAAGAAGACGGTCTGGGAGTCGGTGTCGGGCGGCCTGGACTACATCCACGTCGGCAACGTCGAGATGCCCTCGCGCGCGTACGTCAGCGCGTTCGGCTTCAAGGGGCCGGACCAGCAGAAGCCCACGGGCGTGCTGTCCGGCGGTGAGCGCAACCGGCTCAACCTGGCGCTGACCCTCAAGCTCGGCGGCAACCTGATCCTGCTCGACGAGCCGACGAACGACCTGGACGTCGAGACCCTGGGCTCGCTGGAGAACGCGCTGGAGCAGTTCCCCGGTTGCGCCGTGGTCATCTCGCACGACCGGTGGTTCCTTGACCGCGTCGCCACGCACATCCTCGCGTGGGAGGGCACCGACGAGAACCCCTCGCAGTGGTACTGGTTCGAGGGCAACTTCGAGGGCTACGAGAAGCACAAGGTCGAGCGCCTCGGGGCCGAGGCGGCGAGGCCGCACCGCGTCACCTACCGCAAGCTCACGCGGGACTGATCGACGACGGAGCACGCTGGTCCGGTCGGCGCAAGCTCGTGCGGGACTGATCGCTGGTAGGGGAGACGTGGCGGCAAGGGGCGAGGCGGCGAAGGTCGACGTCGAGGTGAGCACCCTCGTGGTGCCCGCCTGGAGGTTGCGCCTGCGCGCGCCGGAGTTGGCGCTGGTGCTGGGTGAGCGCGCGGTCGCTCTCGCCACCGCACGCCGCGACGAGGTCGACCGGTTGCGCGCGGAGGCCATCGTGGTCTTCGCGGGCAACCGGATGGACCGCCAGGTCCGGGTGGCCGACCGGGCCATGGACGCCCTGTCGGCGGCCGAGGCCGTCCAGGACCTGGAGACGGCGTGGCGGCTGCGCGTCGAGCTGGCGGGCGGCGCCCGCTCGGTCGGCGCGCCGCTGACCGGGTTCGCGGCGGTCCGGCCGGTGCTGGAGGCGGCGGGCGTCCCGGACGGCCTGCGCGCCTCGGCGCTGGTGCAGGCCACCGAGTGCCTGGTCTCCGTGGGGCGCGGTCCCGCGCTGGCCAAGGCCCTGGAGGACGCCGACCGGCTCTACCTGTCCGACGAGTCGCTCGACCACGACGTCACGCTGCTCATGCGGGGCCTGCTGCGGGTCGCCGCGGCGGGCCAGCAGCGCCGCTGGGGCGACCTGGCGGCGGCGACCGCGTCCGCGCGGGAGGGGCTCGGCCTGCTCGACGGGCTGTCCGACCCCACCGCCGACAGCGGCCAGGTCCGGGCGGCGCTGGCGCTGGAGCTGGTGTGCGCGCTCATGGACGCCGGCGAGGCCGGTGAGGCGTCCGAGGTGGGGTCGCCGCTGCTGGAGCAGCCGGTGCGGGCGCCGTCGGCGTCCGCGCTCGGCTGGTTGCGGGTGGCGCTGGCGACCAGGCTGCACCTGCCCGCCGGGCGGGTCGACCAGGCGCGGGAGCTGCTGCGCGACGCCGCCGACAGCGCGCAGCGGCACCAGCTGGACACCCTCCTCGCGGAGAGCACGCTGGCGCTGGCCCACGTGCACGAGGTGTCCGGCGACCTGTCCGAGGCGCTCACCGACCTGCGCGCCGCCCACGCGGCGGAGCGCAGGCGGGCCCGCGCCGTGTACGCGGTGCGGGCGAGGCTGGCGGCCGAGTTCTCCGGCGTGCACCGCCAGCCGTCCGGCCTGCACGACCAGCTGGCCGCCCTGCTCACCGAGGACGGCCGCGCGCCCGCGCAGCAGGCGGACAGCCAGCTCACCCCGGAGGCCAAGCAGCAGCTCCGCCAGTGGCGCCCCGGCCAGCCGGGTCGCCCCGAGGCGGTCAAGGGCAAGCGGGCGGGCGCGAGGCGCGCCGCCGAGGACATGACGGTGGACGGCCTGTCGGCGGCACGGGCCCACGCGGCCGACCGCTGGCGCCTGGTCTCCCCGTTCGGTGACACGGCGAAGCCCGAGTCGGAGACCGGTTTCGCGGCTGCGGCTGCCGCCCTGGCAGGCGGACGCAGGCGCGCGCCCGACCCCGCGGACCCGGAGGGTGCCGGCGGCGCTGGTGGCACTCGTGGCGCAGAGGGCATCGGCGGCGCGAGGGGCGCAGGCGGTGCTGGAGGCGCGGCGGGCGCGGGCAGG includes:
- the ettA gene encoding energy-dependent translational throttle protein EttA, coding for MAEFIYTMKKVRKAHGDKVILDDVTIMFYPGAKIGLVGPNGAGKSSVLKIMAGLDKPGNGEAYLSPGYTVGILQQEPPLNEEKTVLGNVQEGLGEIKVKLDRFNEIAEKMAVDYSDELMEEMGQLQEELDHANAWDLDSQLEQAMDALRCPPPDADVTLLSGGERRRVALCKLLLSKPDLLLLDEPTNHLDAESVLWLEQHLAQYAGAVLAVTHDRYFLDNLSQWILELERGRAHVYEGNYSTYLEKKAERLAVQGKKDQKLQKRLKDELDWVRSGAKARQAKSKARLDRYEEMAVEAEKTRKLDFEEIQIPPGPRLGSIVVETDKLKKGFGERVLIDNLSFTLPRNGIVGVIGPNGVGKSTLFKTIVGLEQPDAGKVKVGETVKLSYVDQNRSGLDPKKTVWESVSGGLDYIHVGNVEMPSRAYVSAFGFKGPDQQKPTGVLSGGERNRLNLALTLKLGGNLILLDEPTNDLDVETLGSLENALEQFPGCAVVISHDRWFLDRVATHILAWEGTDENPSQWYWFEGNFEGYEKHKVERLGAEAARPHRVTYRKLTRD